In Ornithodoros turicata isolate Travis unplaced genomic scaffold, ASM3712646v1 Chromosome13, whole genome shotgun sequence, the following proteins share a genomic window:
- the LOC135372152 gene encoding uncharacterized protein LOC135372152, with protein MDSASKKNHDRPLKRGRTDRVRLDVVGLNPEPWFPKVLVIKSDNESKPLAKVSPFLVAKELEKLLGKSYNAKKLSTGDLQVEVHTKQQSTALQAVKQVGDIKVTVTTHRTLNIVKGVISEDELLSCSEAEIEEGLKDQGVVCAKRIVMRRDGKEVQTKHVILSFQLHTLPSEIKAGYINCHIRPFIPNPRRCFKCQRFGHSSQMCRGQQVCPKCAGNDHPPESCSKEFHCVNCQGGHPTYSRSCPRWKDEKDILRIRTEQKLTYKAAKAQLDFQKKGMFSEVVRRGVAPLRVSVETQTPGPPLHTPQPEQRETQVSSLIASVGLKASPHDAATTSSEAGGSLSVWDGVTKDSSQTSTLNMEIDDDDRASQKSSSSLPSTFSQAKEKRERTTGRGRGAKANEQQKQQLRRVQAP; from the coding sequence ATGGATTCAGCTAGCAAAAAAAATCATGATCGACCCTTGAAAAGGGGTCGCACCGATAGAGTTAGACTAGATGTCGTAGGTTTAAACCCGgaaccctggttccccaaagtactTGTGATAAAATCTGACAATGAATCCAAACCCCTCGCTAAAGTATCACCATTTCTAGTAGCAAAGGAACTAGAGAAACTTCTAGGCAAGTCTTACAATGCTAAAAAGCTAAGCACTGGGGATCTTCAGGTTGAAGTCcacacaaaacaacagagtaccgCACTCCAAGCAGTGAAACAGGTTGGTGACATCAAAGTTACGGTCACAACACACCGCACCTTAAACATAGTGAAAGGCGTGATCTCCGAGGATGAACTCCTTTCTTGTTCGGAAGCAGAGATCGAGGAAGGATTGAAGGATCAAGGGGTCGTATGTGCAAAGCGCATTGTGATGAGAAGGGATGGTAAGGAAGTCCAAACAAAGCATGTAATACTCTCCTTTCAGTTACACACACTCCCGTCAGAGATCAAGGCTGGCTACATTAACTGTCACATACGACCATTCATTCCAAACCCCAGACGATGCTTTAAATGCCAACGTTTCGGCCATAGCTCCCAGATGTGTCGTGGACAACAAGTTTGCCCAAAGTGTGCCGGTAACGACCACCCACCGGAGTCATGTAGCAAAGAATTTCACTGCGTAAATTGTCAAGGAGGCCATCCAACATATTCGAGGTCATGCCCACGCTGGAAAGACGAAAAAGACATACTCAGAATCAGGACCGAACAAAAACTGACATATAAGGCAGCGAAAGCACAGCTGGACtttcaaaagaaaggaatgttttctgaggtggtgcgtaggggagtggcaccactcagagtatccgtggagacccagactcctgggcctccactccacactccccaaccaGAACAGAGAGAGACACAAGTGTCCTCTCTGATTGCTTCGGTTGGCCTAAAAGCCAGCCCTCATGATGCAGCCACAACCTCTTCAGAGGCTGGTGGCTCCctttcagtttgggatgggGTTACCAAGGATTCCTCCCAGACAAGCACACTAAACATGGAGATCGATGATGACGACCGCGCatcgcagaagtcgtcatcgAGTCTTCCAAGCACCTTCTCCCAAGCGAAAGAGAAACGCGAGAGGACAACCGGTAGAGGCAGGGGCGCAAAAGCAAACGAACagcagaaacaacaactgcgGAGAGTTCAAGCCCCCTAA
- the LOC135372153 gene encoding THAP domain-containing protein 6-like, which translates to MAYCCAPRCKSDEKKKVAGLSFHEIPSDANLREKWLAAIRRDSWTPNSSCYTKLCSRHFTEDDFIQGKRRRLKKGVVPTVFVDYPAHLQPQKRKERSIASIAKRARDEVLTAIPADCTTPDPPSASAFSPTIPQMHSEMDELAQNSDTTQSDAQD; encoded by the coding sequence ATGGCATACTGTTGTGCGCCTCGATGCAAGTCTGACGAGAAAAAGAAAGTTGCAGGACTATCCTTCCATGAGATTCCTTCGGATGCCAACTTGAGGGAGAAGTGGCTTGCTGCTATCCGGCGTGACAGCTGGACGCCAAATTCGTCGTGCTACACAAAGTTATGTAGCCGGCATTTCACGGAAGATGACTTCATCCAAGGAAAAAGGCGACGATTGAAGAAAGGTGTCGTGCCTACCGTCTTTGTGGATTACCCTGCCCACTTGCAGccgcagaaaagaaaagaaagaagcataGCCAGCATTGCTAAACGGGCGCGCGATGAAGTTTTAACAGCCATCCCGGCGGACTGTACCACACCGGACCCACCCAGTGCCAGTGCCTTCTCTCCAACCATTCCTCAAATGCATTCGGAGATGGATGAACTCGCCCAAAACTCGGACACGACCCAATCCGACGCACAAGACTGA